In Chelmon rostratus isolate fCheRos1 chromosome 4, fCheRos1.pri, whole genome shotgun sequence, a genomic segment contains:
- the zgc:153738 gene encoding dynein regulatory complex protein 11 — SRTYNQLWADVHLELSRLLTEELSAEPPRPEKDRVVFFQRLAMLYVRYIQIFRQLEKLYDQMIHPQKRRVVRAILDGVMGRVLELKNEMVEKEFSEYHYMDDVLHDLKLTPADLEIPIPRYFISDRSKELQERKTLLTDILKMVEVTESPEPLLGKDMSQEEAIKIIQVAERARQGRLRAKLNEESRNMNRMYRTKDPGTAGIELAAVCIQKVWRGYTQRKRAKIARDEEMIFLGMAMDPKYQGPCPAEITAQASEACTRIKQEEHEDDYQKSVVAVTNQLRDVEGHDMSKTMKDQIRQWFIECRDATGSFPDYPDEEDGGSAFIFAEKEPQQLMEEIAAKEEEDSNNKPKGKEEKKEKGKKDKGKDNEKEEEAGLKMLPSAFLLDLEMGNKTFVDFWQTRNESTNFSQRHEVELIKENKRKVIEAEIRVQVDEKMRQELAEWKLAVDKDKGGKTKGNAKKKKGSKSGKKKKKEKDLTSDRTLESLCQELVEQGLLKQANNVRLQDYLGDYSYLGTTLRQNDIEPMPSMSDVRQVLSLYAILPLGSQVVHEKAPLTKAILLAGPAGVGKKMLVHAICQETGANLFDLSPLNTSGKYPGKSGLTMMLHVVFKVARLLQPSVIWIEDTEKMFYKKVPKEEKELDPKRLKKDLSKSLKLIKAEDRVLIIGTTKDPLSADIKSLCKMYSKIILIPRPDYGSRYILWKKLIKKQGGDVTSALDLSSLAKISDGYTPGHMVQVIHSVVTKRRILQQANRPLTAAEFVAPLAKIDPVFQEEEEALKNWYAKTPLGKKRIKAATGKEEEEAPVKGKDAKKKRKK; from the exons TCCAGGACATACAACCAGCTGTGGGCAGATGTCCACTTAGAGTTGAGCCGTCTGCTAACTGAGGAACTGTCTGCTGAGCCCCCTCGCCCAGAAAAGGACAGGGTGGTGTTCTTCCAGCGTCTTGCAATGCTTTATGTGCGCTACATCCAAATCTTCAGACAGCTGGAGAAGCTGTATGACCAGATGATCCATCCTCAGAAGAGGCGAGTCGTTCGTGCGATTCTTGATGGTGTAATGGGAAGGGTGCTAGAGCTGAAGAATGAAATGGTGGAAAAAGAGTTTTCAGAGTACCACTACATGGATGACGTCCTTCACGACTTGAAGCTTACACCT GCAGACCTTGAGATTCCTATCCCTCGCTATTTCATCAGTGACCGCAGCAAAGAACTCCAGGAACGAAAGACATTGTTGACAGACATCCTTAAAATGGTGGAGGTTACTGAAAGCCCAGAG CCTCTATTGGGGAAGGACATGAGTCAAGAGGAGGCCATTAAGATCATTCAAGTGGCGGAGAGGGCCCGCCAAGGACGCCTTAGGGCAAAGTTGAATGAAGAAAGCAGAAATATGAACAGGATGTACAGGACCAAGGACCCAGGAACAGCTGGCATTGAGCTGGCCGCAGTCTGCATTCAGAAG GTGTGGAGGGGctacacacagaggaagagagcaaaGATCGCCCGGGATGAAGAAATGATTTTCCTGGGAATG GCCATGGATCCAAAATACCAGGGGCCATGTCCTGCAGAAATCACTGCCCAGGCCAGTGAAGCTTGCACACGGATTAAACAGGAGGAGCATGAAGATGACTATCAGAAGTCTGTAGTGGCTGTCACAAACCAACTACGGGATGTGGAAGGTCATGACATGAGCAAGACCATGAAAGACCAAATCCGACAATGGTTCATTGAATGCCG AGATGCTACAGGATCATTCCCAGACTATCCagatgaagaggatggaggCTCGGCtttcatttttgctgaaaaGGAACCTCAGCAG TTAATGGAAGAAATTGCtgcaaaggaagaggaggattcCAACAACAAGCCAaaagggaaagaggagaagaaggagaaggggaAGAAGGACAAGGGGAAAGATAATGAGAAA gaagaggaggcaggttTGAAGATGCTGCCTTCGGCTTTTCTGTTGGACTTGGAAATGGGGAACAAAACCTTTGTAG ATTTTTGGCAAACTCGCAACGAGTCCACAAACTTCAGCCAGAGGCACGAGGTGGAGCTGATcaaagaaaataagagaaaagtCATTGAGGCAGAGATAAGAGTACAG GTTGATGAGAAGATGAGACAAGAGCTGGCTGAATGGAAGCTCGCTGTGGATAAAGACAAGGGTGGTAAAACCAAAGGAAATGCCAAG aagaagaaagggtcAAAGAgtgggaagaagaagaaaaaggagaaagattTGACATCTGATAG GACTCTTGAGTCTCTGTGTCAGGAGCTGGTGGAACAGGGCTTGTTGAAACAGGCAAACAATGTTAGGCTGCAGGATTACTTGG GTGACTATAGCTACTTAGGGACCACACTGAGGCAAAATGACATTGAGCCCATGCCATCAATGTCAGATGTGCGGCAGGTCTTATCTCTTTATGCTATTTTACCATTAG GCTCTCAGGTGGTTCATGAGAAGGCTCCTCTGACAAAGGCCATCCTACTGGCAGGGCCGGCAGGCGTGGGTAAGAAGATGTTGGTTCATGCAATCTGCCAGGAGACGGGTGCCAACCTGTTTGATCTGTCTCCCCTGAACACATCAGGAAAGTACCCAGGCAAGAGTGGCCTTACCATGATGCTTCACGTGGTGTTTAAG GTTGCGAGATTGCTTCAACCTTCGGTAATATGGATTGAAGACACGGAAAAGATGTTCTACAAGAAAGTTCccaaggaagaaaaagag TTAGATCCCAAACGCTTGAAGAAAGACTTGTCCAAGTCTCTCAAGTTGATCAAAGCAGAGGATCGTGTTCTGATCATAGGAACAACTAAAGACCCGCTAAGTGCTGATATCAagtcactgtgtaaaatgtacagCAAAATCATTCTCATCCCCAGACCTGACTACGGCTCAAGATACA TCTTGTGGAAGAAACTGATCAAAAAGCAGGGAGGTGATGTAACCAGTGCGCTGGACCTCAGCTCCCTGGCGAAGATTTCTGATGGTTACACACCAGGTCACATGGTCCAGGTGATCCACAGTGTTGTCACCAAGCGTCGCATCCTGCAGCAGGCAAACAGACCACTGACTGCTGCCGAGTTTGTTGCTCCATTAGCCAAGATCGACCCCGTGTttcaggaagaagaggaggcccTTAAA AATTGGTATGCAAAGACCCCCCTGGGAAAGAAGAGGATTAAAGCTGCCacaggaaaggaagaagaggaggcacCTGTTAAAGGCaaagatgcaaagaaaaaaaggaaaaaataa